A region of Lycium barbarum isolate Lr01 chromosome 1, ASM1917538v2, whole genome shotgun sequence DNA encodes the following proteins:
- the LOC132632597 gene encoding WRKY transcription factor 22-like, producing MEDDWDLTAVVRSCSASNTTTTGPTSSSGSATTSSSNFQPRVDDKNNNSLFCFQDLMEQPRILTKDSSTGFEELHELCKPFFIESEKSTPRRLLPISPVSVLGKLQDLPPSQQQQQHHQLNNNKLIQPKRPLSVNGSATCTLHAQSPRTKRRKNQLKKVCQVAADALSSDTWSWRKYGQKPIKGSPYPRGYYKCSTSKGCLARKQVERNRSDPNMFIVTYTAEHNHPMPTHRNSLAGISRHKTANSNKPTSSSPVSSPVINSPAPENQESDIFEDDDDDEFGVSDVGLGKKEIPGDDFFEGLDDLDIPATAEISPGKFPGRLQFPWLANNAATTAAGGG from the exons ATGGAAGATGATTGGGATCTAACCGCGGTGGTCAGAAGTTGCTCCGCCTCTAACACCACCACCACCGGCCCCACTAGTTCCAGCGGCAGCGCCACCACTTCTTCTAGTAACTTCCAACCAAGAGTAGATGATAAGAACAACAACTCTTTGTTTTGCTTTCAAGATCTAATGGAGCAGCCAAGAATATTGACCAAAGATAGTAGTACTGGTTTTGAAGAGTTGCATGAACTGTGCAAGCCTTTCTTTATTGAATCAGAAAAATCGACACCAAGGAGATTATTACCCATTTCACCGGTCTCTGTTCTTGGAAAATTACAAGATCTACCACCAtcacaacagcaacaacaacatcatcagcTCAATAATAATAAATTGATTCAGCCTAAGAGACCCTTGTCTGTAAATGGTTCCGCAACTTGTACTTTACATGCTCAAAGTCCAAGAACAAAAAGAAG GAAGAACCAATTGAAGAAGGTATGCCAAGTAGCTGCTGATGCTTTATCTTCTGATACGTGGTCTTGGAGAAAATATGGCCAAAAACCCATTAAAGGTTCCCCTTACCCAAG GGGATATTACAAATGTAGCACATCAAAGGGATGTTTGGCCCGAAAACAAGTGGAGCGAAATAGATCCGACCCGAATATGTTCATTGTCACTTATACAGCTGAGCATAATCATCCAATGCCTACACACAGAAATTCCTTAGCCGGAATTAGTCGTCATAAAACAGCGAATTCCAATAAACCCACCAGCTCATCACCGGTATCTTCACCGGTGATCAATTCTCCGGCACCGGAAAATCAAGAAAGTGATATCtttgaagatgatgatgatgatgaatttggTGTTTCTGATGTTGGGTTGGGTAAAAAGGAAATTCCGGGAGATGACTTCTTTGAGGGtttggatgatcttgatattccggCCACCGCAGAAATCTCGCCAGGGAAATTTCCGGGGAGGTTGCAGTTTCCTTGGCTGGCGAATAACGCCGCCACTACGGCAGCTGGCGGTGGTTGA